In Acidimicrobiia bacterium, the following are encoded in one genomic region:
- a CDS encoding wax ester/triacylglycerol synthase family O-acyltransferase translates to MALDRMSPLDAMFLHLEDGVSHMHIASVLLLDGPPPSYDEFASMVAGKLSLVPRYRQVVRFVPLQLGRPVWADDPHFNLAYHVRHTALPPPGDEADLRRLVGRVMSQQLDRTKPLWELWMVEGLSDGRWALLAKTHHSMVDGVSGTELLTVMFDVAPDATPPATADWEPAPLPSGVALAVDAVATMARSSVEQVRALRAASRVPRQAVGQLREVLTGLAALAGIVPRTPPSSLNGSIGPHRRYAWASTTVEDIKRIRKSLGGTFNDVILAAITAGFRSLLESRGESTDRVIRTLVPVSVRGRDLSGRAVGDGTFDNRVSAMFAELPVGISDPVERLERVSAQLGGLKESKQAVAGEALTSLSGFAPPILLALGTRLATKAAQRNVNTVTTNVPGPQLPLYVLGRRMRTALPYVPLGVQCRIGVAIFSYDGHVTFGVTGDYDTAPDIEVLCKGIEAGMAELLRVAD, encoded by the coding sequence CCGGATGAGCCCGCTCGACGCGATGTTCCTCCACCTCGAGGACGGCGTGAGTCACATGCACATCGCGTCGGTGCTGCTGCTCGACGGGCCACCGCCGAGCTACGACGAGTTCGCGTCGATGGTGGCCGGCAAGCTGTCGCTCGTCCCCCGGTATCGGCAGGTGGTGCGGTTCGTCCCGCTTCAGCTCGGCCGACCCGTGTGGGCGGACGACCCACACTTCAACCTCGCCTACCACGTTCGTCACACCGCGCTCCCGCCACCGGGAGACGAGGCCGACCTTCGCCGGCTCGTCGGGCGCGTCATGAGCCAGCAGCTGGATCGGACGAAGCCGTTGTGGGAGCTCTGGATGGTCGAAGGGCTCAGCGACGGCCGCTGGGCGCTGCTCGCAAAGACGCATCACAGCATGGTGGACGGGGTCTCAGGGACCGAGCTGCTGACGGTCATGTTCGACGTCGCTCCCGACGCCACGCCTCCCGCGACCGCCGACTGGGAGCCGGCTCCCCTGCCGTCAGGGGTGGCGCTGGCCGTCGACGCCGTGGCGACGATGGCTCGGAGCTCGGTCGAGCAGGTCCGCGCGCTTCGAGCCGCGAGCCGAGTCCCGCGTCAGGCGGTCGGGCAGCTGCGCGAGGTCTTGACCGGCCTCGCCGCCCTCGCCGGCATCGTCCCCCGCACGCCTCCGTCGAGCCTCAACGGATCGATCGGTCCGCACCGACGCTACGCGTGGGCGTCGACCACGGTCGAGGACATCAAGCGGATCCGGAAGAGCCTGGGCGGCACGTTCAACGACGTGATCCTGGCGGCCATCACGGCCGGCTTTCGGTCCTTGCTCGAGTCCCGGGGTGAGTCCACGGATCGCGTGATCCGAACCCTGGTTCCGGTGTCGGTGCGCGGGCGTGACCTGAGCGGACGAGCGGTCGGCGACGGCACCTTCGACAACCGGGTGTCGGCGATGTTCGCCGAGCTCCCGGTCGGCATCTCGGATCCGGTGGAGCGCCTCGAGCGGGTCAGCGCCCAGCTCGGCGGGCTGAAGGAGTCGAAGCAGGCGGTGGCCGGCGAGGCGCTGACGTCCCTGTCCGGCTTCGCCCCCCCGATCCTGCTCGCCCTCGGGACCCGTTTGGCGACCAAGGCCGCCCAGCGCAACGTCAACACGGTCACGACCAACGTGCCCGGACCTCAGCTCCCGCTGTACGTGCTCGGCCGACGGATGCGGACTGCGCTGCCGTACGTCCCGCTCGGCGTCCAGTGCCGGATCGGCGTGGCGATCTTCTCGTACGACGGCCACGTGACGTTCGGCGTGACCGGGGACTACGACACCGCTCCCGACATCGAGGTGCTCTGCAAGGGCATCGAAGCGGGGATGGCCGAGCTCCTCCGCGTGGCGGACTAA